One Halalkalicoccus sp. NIPERK01 DNA segment encodes these proteins:
- a CDS encoding sugar phosphate nucleotidyltransferase yields MDALVFAAGEGTRLRPLTATKPKPMLEVGGEPILTRCLRTLTDLGARRLIVVVGYCSDLVTDYYGDSFSGIPIEYVHQHKREGMAHALLTAADRVSGDVMLMDGDSVFDCDLSSLVECHRKRDVDGTVLLERVPREAARSKAICSCDNESTIHRIVNRPDDPPDPSYVAAGFQTATPALIDACRRVERSPRGEYEMAAAIQYAIDNGERLLGIEPKGWHLNVNTPADLERAREYFEN; encoded by the coding sequence ATGGACGCGCTCGTCTTCGCCGCGGGCGAGGGAACGCGGCTCCGACCGCTCACGGCTACGAAGCCGAAACCGATGCTCGAAGTCGGTGGCGAACCGATCCTTACCCGCTGCCTCCGGACGCTGACCGATCTTGGCGCCCGGCGGTTGATTGTTGTCGTCGGTTACTGCAGCGACCTCGTAACTGACTACTACGGCGACTCGTTTTCAGGGATCCCGATTGAGTATGTCCACCAGCACAAACGCGAAGGGATGGCCCATGCGCTGCTGACCGCCGCTGACCGGGTTTCCGGCGACGTGATGCTGATGGACGGCGACAGTGTCTTTGATTGTGATCTCTCGTCACTTGTCGAGTGTCACCGCAAACGTGATGTCGACGGCACCGTCCTGCTCGAACGCGTCCCCCGTGAGGCCGCGCGCTCGAAGGCGATCTGTAGCTGTGACAACGAGAGCACGATCCATCGGATCGTCAACCGTCCCGACGATCCCCCGGACCCGTCGTACGTCGCAGCCGGGTTTCAGACGGCGACGCCCGCGTTGATCGACGCCTGTCGTCGTGTCGAACGTTCGCCCCGTGGGGAGTACGAGATGGCGGCGGCGATCCAGTACGCGATAGACAACGGCGAGCGACTCCTCGGCATTGAACCGAAGGGATGGCATCTAAATGTTAATACGCCCGCTGATCTCGAACGAGCACGGGAGTATTTCGAAAACTGA